The following proteins come from a genomic window of Corallococcus sp. NCRR:
- a CDS encoding type IV pilin protein, translating into MMNRLFRKKGGFTLIELMIVVAIIGILAAIAIPNFMRFQAKSKQSEAKTNLKALYTAQKAYFGEKDTYLIDFKKLGFTPEAGNRYSYGLAADCNEAVAVAARTYTTGCIGQDEARFKNPPGTATMAVPAGVKPQITDCPSCDFNATAIGNVDNDDEADTWGITSAATTVTLTGTCGNDQDAVSGGEPGNAYNDVSCP; encoded by the coding sequence ATGATGAACCGTCTCTTCCGGAAGAAGGGTGGCTTCACCCTCATCGAGCTGATGATCGTGGTCGCCATCATCGGCATCCTGGCCGCCATCGCCATCCCGAACTTCATGCGCTTCCAGGCGAAGTCGAAGCAGTCGGAGGCCAAGACGAACCTCAAGGCCCTCTACACCGCCCAGAAGGCCTATTTCGGCGAGAAGGACACGTACCTCATCGACTTCAAGAAGCTGGGTTTCACGCCTGAGGCCGGCAACCGCTACAGCTACGGCCTGGCGGCCGACTGCAACGAGGCGGTGGCCGTCGCCGCCCGCACGTACACGACCGGCTGCATCGGTCAGGACGAGGCCCGCTTCAAGAACCCGCCGGGGACGGCCACCATGGCGGTGCCAGCTGGCGTGAAGCCGCAGATTACGGACTGCCCCTCCTGCGATTTCAACGCGACGGCCATCGGCAACGTCGACAACGACGACGAGGCCGACACGTGGGGCATCACCTCCGCGGCGACCACCGTCACCCTGACTGGTACCTGCGGCAACGATCAGGACGCCGTCTCCGGTGGCGAGCCCGGCAACGCGTACAACGACGTCAGCTGCCCGTGA
- a CDS encoding tetratricopeptide repeat protein: protein MRKLPALLFPAALLCVVLLAAPPVPTLRVNDRPLLPRPGLLRAVFRGQLGLVTDYFWILTLNRIGRSRTPTDYRDVYDYADLATELDPKFATVYWFAGTTIPIHLGREKYANVEESTKLLRKGTRNVPEDSRTWFQLAYNLMFFHREYKEAADIIMKLSHRRDAPDWYSALATRLYAQAGDFDTGLSLAVMMRDGAEDEETRQTYDRRVREILQERVLQQLDAEVARYRERHGRAPATVEALVEDGGMTRLPADPLGGRFFMGDGGRVYSSASEFRLQVIYDERTPDGKRIRPNARPEGTSPNADTTP, encoded by the coding sequence ATGCGCAAGCTGCCTGCCCTGCTGTTTCCCGCCGCCCTGCTCTGCGTCGTGTTGCTGGCGGCCCCCCCTGTCCCGACCCTCCGGGTGAACGACCGGCCGCTCCTGCCGCGCCCCGGGCTGCTGCGCGCCGTCTTCCGGGGACAGTTGGGGCTGGTGACCGACTACTTCTGGATCCTCACGCTCAACCGCATCGGCAGATCCAGGACCCCCACGGACTACCGGGACGTCTACGACTACGCGGACCTGGCGACGGAGCTGGATCCCAAGTTCGCGACGGTCTACTGGTTCGCTGGGACGACCATCCCCATCCACCTGGGACGTGAGAAGTACGCCAACGTGGAGGAGTCCACGAAGCTGCTGCGCAAGGGGACCCGGAACGTGCCGGAGGACTCGCGCACGTGGTTCCAGCTTGCCTACAACCTGATGTTCTTCCACCGCGAGTACAAGGAAGCGGCGGACATCATCATGAAGCTGTCACACCGGAGGGATGCGCCGGACTGGTACTCGGCGCTGGCCACGCGGCTGTATGCCCAGGCCGGCGATTTCGACACGGGCCTGTCGCTGGCGGTGATGATGCGCGACGGCGCCGAGGACGAAGAGACACGCCAGACCTACGACCGCCGCGTCCGGGAGATCCTCCAGGAGCGCGTGCTCCAGCAGTTGGATGCGGAGGTGGCGCGCTACCGCGAACGGCATGGCCGCGCGCCCGCCACCGTGGAAGCGTTGGTGGAGGATGGGGGAATGACCCGGCTGCCAGCGGATCCGTTGGGTGGCCGCTTCTTCATGGGCGACGGCGGCCGGGTGTACTCCTCCGCCTCCGAGTTCCGCTTGCAGGTCATCTACGATGAGCGCACGCCCGACGGAAAACGCATCCGTCCCAACGCCCGCCCGGAGGGCACGAGTCCCAATGCAGACACCACACCCTGA
- a CDS encoding ABC transporter ATP-binding protein has protein sequence MQTPHPEALPIQAQGLSKTYKVGFWLNRTVRALQGLDLQVGPGQIYGLLGPNGAGKSTTIKILMNLVRPSGGTALLYGQPVDRAATRRLVGFLPENPAPYEYLTGREFVTLAGQLSGLSGQDLDRRVTEVLGAVEMAGAEKLQIRRYSKGMVQRVALAQALVGRPKLLILDEPTSGLDPLGRRQMRDLILAERDQGTTVLFCSHIIPDVEALCDRLAVLVGGRRVREGSVQELVSAQVPTVEMVVENLPLEQVKALGVVLESAQALDGRVLLQVSDADSQRLLGGVLGAGGRVNRIQPARFSLEQLFLDALKHSGRTTSVGGEINT, from the coding sequence ATGCAGACACCACACCCTGAAGCCCTTCCCATCCAGGCCCAGGGGCTGTCCAAGACGTACAAGGTCGGCTTCTGGCTCAACCGCACCGTGCGGGCACTCCAGGGCCTGGATCTCCAGGTGGGCCCCGGACAGATCTACGGCCTGCTCGGCCCCAACGGCGCGGGCAAGTCCACCACCATCAAGATCCTGATGAACCTGGTGCGGCCCAGCGGCGGCACCGCGCTCCTGTATGGACAGCCGGTGGACCGTGCGGCCACGCGGCGGCTGGTGGGCTTCCTGCCGGAGAACCCGGCGCCCTACGAGTACCTCACCGGGCGGGAGTTCGTGACGCTGGCGGGGCAGCTGTCCGGCCTGAGCGGCCAGGACCTGGACCGGCGGGTGACGGAGGTGCTGGGCGCGGTGGAGATGGCGGGCGCGGAGAAGCTTCAGATCCGCCGCTACTCCAAGGGCATGGTGCAGCGCGTGGCGCTGGCGCAGGCGCTGGTGGGCCGGCCGAAGCTGCTCATCCTGGACGAGCCGACGAGCGGCCTGGACCCCCTGGGCCGCCGGCAGATGCGCGACCTCATCCTCGCCGAGCGGGACCAGGGCACGACGGTGCTGTTCTGCAGCCACATCATCCCGGACGTGGAGGCCCTGTGTGACCGGCTGGCGGTGCTGGTGGGCGGGCGGCGCGTGCGCGAGGGCAGCGTGCAGGAGCTGGTGTCCGCGCAGGTGCCCACCGTGGAGATGGTGGTGGAGAACCTGCCCCTGGAGCAGGTGAAGGCGCTGGGCGTGGTGCTGGAGTCCGCGCAGGCCCTGGACGGGCGCGTGCTCCTGCAGGTGTCGGACGCGGACAGCCAGCGGCTCCTGGGCGGCGTGCTGGGCGCGGGCGGGCGGGTGAACCGCATCCAGCCGGCGCGGTTCTCGCTGGAGCAGCTGTTCCTGGACGCATTGAAGCACTCGGGCCGCACGACGAGCGTGGGCGGGGAGATCAACACGTGA
- a CDS encoding ABC transporter permease, whose amino-acid sequence MSAFTAMMWNGFREARRNRVTVVVGVFAVIVLLSSTLVTEVTVNTFDRVLTDFGLGMMSLILAFLAIFLSCGLLSREIERRTIFLMVSKPVSRTQFLLARLAGTMLTLGVVLVAMTLIFLSQLVLFRTPIHSTHLVAAGAMWFELLVLSSAGILFSSFCGPAVSSICTTGLYFAGHLAGDLYEISSYSESQMVRWMGRAIFYMLPNLERMNFKPQATYALPVDATTLLSSMGYGVAWAGLFTALAMFIFERRDFR is encoded by the coding sequence GTGAGCGCGTTCACCGCGATGATGTGGAACGGTTTTCGCGAGGCGCGCCGCAACCGCGTGACGGTGGTGGTGGGCGTGTTCGCGGTCATCGTCCTGTTGTCCTCCACTCTGGTGACGGAGGTGACGGTCAACACCTTCGACCGCGTGTTGACCGACTTCGGCCTGGGGATGATGAGCCTCATCCTGGCCTTCCTCGCCATCTTCCTGTCGTGTGGCCTGCTGAGCCGGGAGATCGAGCGGCGCACCATCTTCCTCATGGTGAGCAAGCCGGTGTCGCGCACGCAGTTCCTGCTGGCGCGCCTGGCGGGCACCATGCTGACGCTGGGCGTGGTGCTGGTGGCGATGACGCTCATCTTCCTGAGCCAGCTCGTCCTGTTCCGCACCCCCATCCACTCCACGCACCTGGTGGCGGCCGGGGCGATGTGGTTCGAGCTGCTCGTGCTCAGCAGCGCGGGCATCCTCTTCTCCAGCTTCTGCGGCCCCGCGGTGTCCTCCATCTGCACGACGGGCCTGTATTTCGCCGGGCACCTGGCGGGGGACCTGTATGAGATCTCCAGCTACTCGGAGAGCCAGATGGTCCGCTGGATGGGCCGCGCCATCTTCTACATGCTGCCCAACCTGGAGCGGATGAACTTCAAGCCCCAGGCCACGTACGCGCTGCCCGTCGACGCGACCACCCTGCTGTCCTCGATGGGCTACGGGGTGGCCTGGGCCGGGCTCTTCACCGCGCTGGCCATGTTCATCTTCGAGCGGCGCGACTTCCGCTAA